The window CACGGCGCGCATGGTTCTTGCGGCCATGGCAGGAGGAAAGACGGGCGGAGATTGATGGAGCGTTCCCTGGCGGTGGGCGGAGATATTTCTAGCGGCGGAGCGTTCGTCGAAATGACGGAACTGCCCTCCAGCACCACGTAAGTTCGCACGTCAGCCTGACCAAAGAGCACGACCGGGGAGGGCGAGGACTTGGCCTGTTCTGCCCACGTGGCAGATTGGCCCGCCATCCTCTGCGTACGCGCCCGCCTTGACCGCCGGAACGTGTCACGTGAGTCCGTCCCCACGTGGGACCCACCCTCGCCGGCAGTAAGGCAAACGTATCGTTGGACACGGTGGATGGTTCAGGCATCAGAGCGCTCACTTAATCTCCTACCATAAACCATACCGCCTCGATTAAGGAGACTTAATGCACGTCTAAGTTCATCAAGGAGTGTGACATGTCAACACAATATGAGTCAATGAAATATGAGCTACTAAGATGTCATGTTGTGGTGCCGTAATCCTCGGGCCGCCTCCTCTCTTAACAAAGCAGGAGTAGGTGAAATGATGACATTTGTGTGCTCATCTTGAAGATGAAGCAATCAATCAATTGGGGGTTGACCAGTCAAAATTGATTCctcattatttataaaaaataataatgataataataataataataataaaataaataaataaataaaatcaagatAGTGAGTGATAAAATTGTGTTTtcttttaagcaaacttcttaccATTTCAATGATAGTTTGATTTTTATGTTCTGGTTCACCATTTTACTCCGGTATGTATGGTGTTATCAATTTTCTACGAATTTTTCTtcataaaaagaattaaactcattagataaaaatttaccatctctatctgtccgaagtgttttTATGTGTCTACCACTTTACCTTTCTACAAAtaccttgaatttttaaaaattattaaatattttatattttaatttaaaaaaatatatctgactcatgcgactataatcattagtaaacaatagaaaatattaacTTCTACCAaataattttgtattcataggtctacATAAGTCAATATGAATTAATTTAAGATAATTAAATGCTCTCCGTGCTTTTCTaacagaaaataatttttttactttgtttgtcataaatgcaACATTCACCTACATCAAGTACATTAATCTTGGGCAATtcgaaaactatttttttttatttaacaaccttaaacccttaatgttaaggtattaatatcttaaatatcataaattagactcattcttttgagttgcaaCAAGAGTatgcttttcaatatttgaaacatcaagCGGAAAAATTTTGTTTTACGTCATGCAAATATTTACTATagtcaaaccagattttttatctttaatagtgcatgaaccataatCAAACataactgaatatccatcatctatcaattatccaacactcaacaagttatttgataaagtaggaacaaaaaaacattatcaaggtattttacctttccttgatttgtcttcacctcaattgtttcttttcctttcggttcgatttgcttgttatctccaagtcgaACTTTCAACTTATAAGTTTCATCAATGtatctaaatattaattttaagcttgacatatgattagaatatccactatccaaaaaccaaatatcatttgagatatcataaACTTGTGACCGActtataaacaacttactattttcttcattttcctcaaCATAACTtgtttgcttttctcttttccaacaaAGTATCTTCGTGTGACCAaattttttacaatagtgacattgaattatactcttgtaatttttttatcatattttgattgtctttgttcatcatgcccatcaaagtgtcttcttcctctttctttttcatttcctttaccacgaaatcctcctctgtcacgtcctcttcctgctaattttttgttcttttaaagtagaagactcccccttaacttGAAATgctttctcttcattttttttcAAGCGACAtgttcaaccttgcttcatgtgcttaacccattagttcatcaaatgaaaatgtagataaatctttcaactcctcaattgcggcaacaacatgatcaaattttggagttaaacttctcaaaacttttgcaacaattatatgatcaggaagatgttcaccgtaagatttcatttgactaacaatttcagtcactcgagaaagaaaatcttgcactgattcattgcttttcataaataaaatttcaaactcacgatgaAGGGTTTAAAGTTTTATCATAATTACCCTTGACGaatcttgaaattcattttgaaggatCAACCAAGCTTGTTTTGAAGTTATCGTTGTTGCAATTCTCAagaagattgtctcatgtacaacttgttgaatgaagaacaatatcTTTCCGTCTTTCTTTCTATTCTCTCTCAAACTGATTTCGTCAtatggatctgcatatccattctctattaagtcccaaagatcttgagacttgaatagagtcttcatcttgatactccaaaattcatagcatttacCCGAGAAGATGAGAATAAGGGGTTATGACTTGGAATTATCattaaaagccataatgcccgGTTTAAATTGAAACTTGGGTCTGATACCATTGGGGATGGAGGatcaaggaaataaaaaaaacagaatactacgatgtaagtaaaagaatcctttcgatcaAGAAAACCGATGTATTATTTAAAACAAGATgattgacatagaacacttacaagatattctcaaATATATTCTCCTTTttatcttgcttcatgaactatgatcctatttatatgacatagtggtaactacctcactccacTATGTCACCCATGAGTGAGGTAGTTATAGGAATCaccctataacttctagatcatgagTCACTTCTTGAAACATGCCTAGAACTACTTAAAACAttgtaactacctagataactactatgaatcaattcttaaCAATATTTACAATGATTTCACTTGGATTCACACAAATCTTGATACAATTGGGATCAAACGCTTCATATTTATATGTCCATGACTTGGTCGCGCTCGACGATGATCTTACCAGTGGCATGACCCTCCATGATCTTTGCCCAGGCCTCCTCCGCCTTGCCCAGTGCGCATCTCGAGTCGATCACCGTCCTAAGCTTCCCTCCCTTCACCAGCTCAACCAGGAACTGCAAGTCCTCCTTCGTCGCCATCGCGAACAGCAGCACCAGCTTCTTATTCGAGCAGGTCAATTGCTTCAGAGCAGAACGAAGGAACCCCCCCGGCGAAGGATTGAGATCGACGACCTTCCCGTGAGCTGCGAGGTTGGACTCCAAGCTGGACCAGCCAACGCTGGAGGTGCAGTGCACGACGATGTCGTACTTCCTGCCCGAAGGGCTCTTCAAGCTCTTGCCTTCCGGGGTCTTGTAGTCAAGCACCTCATCTGCGCCCAGGCTCCTCACCAGCTCCATGTTCCGGGCGCCGCAGGTGGCGGTGACATGGAGGTTTCCGAGCTTGGCGAGCTGGACGGCGAACGTCCCAACACCGCCAGAGGCGGCAGTGATGAGGACGTTTGCTGGATCGCCGGTGCCGTCGAACTTGGTTGTGGCGTACCTTAGCGCCTGTAGAGCACTACAGGCCGCAATAGGCAGACCCGCAGCGCCTTCGGCTGATACTTCAGGTGGAATGCGTGCCGTAACGTTTACTGATGCAATAGCGTACTCCGCGAGTCCACCTGCTTTCTGACAGTATACGCAGCTTAAAGGTTAACTCGAATAGCTCATTGGACATgaacacacacagagagagagagagagagagatgcaagcAATCCAAAGTCCACCAcagaaatagaagaagaagaactctTATATGATCATATGCATCAAGCAGTACAAAACTTTAAGTGATATGAACAGAGAAAGATGGCAAAATCAGAGAACGAGAGAAGCTCATTTGACATGAACAGAGAGAGGCAAAGCAGTCGAAGGTCAACCTGAGAATTATGCCAGTTAATTTCCAAGCATATGAACATAATCCAAgccagaaaagaagaagaaggcttagAGCTCTTACAAATCCAAGCCACGTGACCACCTTGTCTCCTGGCTTGAAGCCATCGACGCCAGGTCCAACCTCAACAACTTCTCCTGCAACATCCGATACTGTCG of the Musa acuminata AAA Group cultivar baxijiao chromosome BXJ3-2, Cavendish_Baxijiao_AAA, whole genome shotgun sequence genome contains:
- the LOC103973240 gene encoding quinone-oxidoreductase QR1, chloroplastic-like, which translates into the protein MAARTMRAVQYAGYGGGATALQHVEIQVPSPKKDEVLLRVEAASMNPADWKIQKGMMRPFLPSKLPFVPVSDVAGEVVEVGPGVDGFKPGDKVVTWLGFKAGGLAEYAIASVNVTARIPPEVSAEGAAGLPIAACSALQALRYATTKFDGTGDPANVLITAASGGVGTFAVQLAKLGNLHVTATCGARNMELVRSLGADEVLDYKTPEGKSLKSPSGRKYDIVVHCTSSVGWSSLESNLAAHGKVVDLNPSPGGFLRSALKQLTCSNKKLVLLFAMATKEDLQFLVELVKGGKLRTVIDSRCALGKAEEAWAKIMEGHATGKIIVERDQVMDI